Part of the Paenibacillus sp. JNUCC32 genome is shown below.
CGACTGGCACGCCGTTCAAATATTTGTTCGTCAAGAGCCCTTGAGCAAGCGGCGTGAATGCGATGCTTCCGACCCCGTTCTCTTCCAGGACGTCAAGCAATCCGTTCTCCACCCAACGGTCCAGCATGGAGTAACTCGGTTGATGGATGAGCAGCGGGGTACCCAGGTTTTTCAGGATCGATATCGCTTCCCGGGTCTTCTCCGGCGAATAGTTGGAGACTCCGACATACAGCGCCTTGCCGGAACGAACGAGATGATCCAGCGCTGCCATGGTTTCCTCGAGCGGCGTTTCCGGATCCATCCGATGATGATAGAAAATATCCACATAGTCCAGGCCCATTCGCTTCAAGCTCTGGTCGAGGCTTGATACCAGATATTTACGCGATCCGAAATCGCCGTAAGGACCGGGCCACATATAATAGCCGGCTTTGGACGAAACGACGATTTCGTCACGATATGCCTTAAGGTCTCTGGAAAGCACTTTACCGAAAGTCTCCTCGGCAGAGCCTGCAGGAGGTCCGTAATTGTTCGCCAGATCGAAGTGGGTGATGCCCAGATCGAAGGAGCGCGTAATCATGTTCCGCCCGTTCTCGTACGTGTCGACGCCACCGAAATTATGCCATAATCCAAGGGAGATCGCGGGAAGTTTAAGCCCGGACCGCCCCACGCGGTTATACTTCATTCCTTCATAGCGGTCTTCGCTAGCCACATAGGTCACTTGCAATCCCTGCCTCTCTAAGTGAATAGGTCCATTGCTAAATTCCATCTTATCGCGTTTGGTCTTCCTTTGACAAGAAAACGATTACAGGGATAGGTACGGCAATACGCCGCCTTTTGTCCCCTCACGTGCTGATCAGTTTATCCACCTGCGTCATGACTTGACCGATCCGATCCGCAATCAGGAGGCCTGCCCGATGATCGTATGGGGTTGGATCTGCATTCAGCAAAGCTACCTTGCTTCCATGAAAATAGGAGATCAAACTAGCGGCGGGGTGTACCGTCAGGGAAGTCCCCCCAATAATCAACAAGTCGGCCGTCGATATTTCCTGGATCGAGCGCATGATGACGTTCTGGTCCAATTCCTCTTCATACAGCACGACGTCCGGCCGAACCAGCCCCCCGCAATCCTTGCAGCGCGGGACG
Proteins encoded:
- the mgrA gene encoding L-glyceraldehyde 3-phosphate reductase — its product is MTYVASEDRYEGMKYNRVGRSGLKLPAISLGLWHNFGGVDTYENGRNMITRSFDLGITHFDLANNYGPPAGSAEETFGKVLSRDLKAYRDEIVVSSKAGYYMWPGPYGDFGSRKYLVSSLDQSLKRMGLDYVDIFYHHRMDPETPLEETMAALDHLVRSGKALYVGVSNYSPEKTREAISILKNLGTPLLIHQPSYSMLDRWVENGLLDVLEENGVGSIAFTPLAQGLLTNKYLNGVPVDSRAASASVFLNESNITPEVLRKIRALNQIAQARNQSLAQFALAWVLRGGRVTSALIGASKVSQIEDNVAALNNLEFSKEELDRIEAILKTENASSSEG